One part of the Thermoanaerobacterium sp. CMT5567-10 genome encodes these proteins:
- the cmr5 gene encoding type III-B CRISPR module-associated protein Cmr5: protein MPEIESIKATVNKRAKFAYECVKNVKENKDKKVGSYYKSNSKRLMALIKTNGLAMTLAFMKSSKNKSNGEAGEAYNLLYGDIDNWLKSPDCPVNALYNKYQEKDMVERVVSFDSYYYRIITKEVMEFINWVRRFAEGMIIDDSDSKN from the coding sequence ATGCCTGAAATAGAGTCTATAAAAGCTACAGTAAATAAGAGAGCAAAATTTGCATATGAGTGTGTAAAAAATGTGAAAGAAAACAAAGACAAAAAAGTCGGAAGTTATTATAAATCAAATTCTAAAAGGTTAATGGCTTTGATAAAGACAAATGGCCTTGCGATGACATTGGCTTTTATGAAATCATCTAAGAACAAAAGTAACGGCGAGGCTGGCGAGGCTTATAATCTATTATATGGGGATATTGATAATTGGCTCAAATCCCCTGATTGCCCTGTTAACGCTTTATATAACAAGTACCAAGAAAAAGATATGGTAGAAAGAGTAGTATCTTTTGATAGTTATTACTACCGCATCATAACAAAAGAAGTCATGGAATTTATAAATTGGGTTAGGAGATTTGCTGAAGGGATGATAATTGATGACTCAGATTCAAAAAATTAA
- the cas10 gene encoding type III-B CRISPR-associated protein Cas10/Cmr2, whose product MSMREKLFERKLKAFFHDSPDKPFILLTGENHEMRAHEICEKLGIVYDDSKGSDIVASSMERYYLPKNASRNKELQVAFQNEPEFVHPLSGKKYSGFLNIRKDVFKKAVDDATWELSQKNFNNNFEKFVYIWRYLNEYLKKYTPIEYRKYWDIVPADTRFPNHTIFEHLKVTSSMNADLYNKINLNNMTLFIFTIGPVQEYIAQARKTQDLYWGSYILSYLTWVAIEKVIEVYGPDSIIFPDLMEQPLCDFWIEKLFNDEKTDVGDLKTPSIPNRFFVILPTKDIQEIRSLNLEKVVRDEFIKIGDYVINSLLICDDIQKEIFRNQLKDFLDVYWVALPLENGNVDKADWKVQIDMIRNYFADDEIEEIEKLLQFVENNGEYKPNIGNIYGLLYSFMEKMIGARKAIRNFSQYEEEGRKCSICGERNVIVYRCTNDEDRNIKKGRESHKIKILRKQNAIIRKSDDKGIPYKYISQGEGLCGICLAKRASELYFKSIIGDNNVEWNFPSTAEIALLDIINNPDDKLKSMICDYIDMVKSCGINFDYELLYEENLNEAYFEKYNFPSDKLPELKKLLKCIDDMINNLKLNKKKYYAIIKFDGDDMGKWLSGVKAPDMLDMYHSKIQNNLPDDFKQIIKNKRRLMTPDVHSSISKALKNYSVKYVRKIVEESGAGKVIYSGGDDVLAIVNLNSLIDVMIRLRAAFSGHLNVENGIKPDFTIDTGFIDYKDRIDILMGYKVTASMGVAIAHYKEDLRNVVESVSQAEECAKMVDGKNAFSIKLILHSGENYIATAKWNYNDISDREGTIGILKNILSFFANEKVSTSFVEKLKDSLDKLNLGDLPHGIFDSEVRRNIIRSLNKNLNSNEKEKIVNDLHNLLSLLYKELDNDNFIGLLFILTFINRGGEK is encoded by the coding sequence ATGAGTATGCGAGAAAAGCTATTTGAAAGAAAACTCAAAGCCTTTTTTCATGATTCTCCAGATAAGCCATTTATTTTACTAACAGGTGAAAATCATGAAATGCGTGCACATGAGATATGTGAAAAATTAGGAATTGTATATGACGATAGTAAAGGTTCTGATATTGTTGCATCTTCAATGGAAAGGTATTATCTACCAAAAAATGCTAGCAGAAACAAAGAGTTACAGGTCGCATTTCAAAATGAACCGGAATTTGTTCATCCACTTTCGGGTAAAAAATATAGTGGCTTTTTAAACATTCGAAAGGATGTATTTAAAAAAGCTGTAGACGATGCTACATGGGAATTATCACAAAAAAATTTTAATAATAATTTTGAAAAATTTGTGTATATATGGCGCTATTTAAACGAATATCTGAAAAAATATACACCTATTGAATATAGAAAATATTGGGATATAGTTCCGGCTGATACCAGATTTCCTAATCATACTATTTTTGAACATTTAAAAGTAACATCTTCAATGAATGCTGATTTATACAATAAAATTAACTTAAACAACATGACATTGTTTATTTTTACTATAGGACCAGTACAAGAATATATAGCACAGGCAAGGAAAACTCAAGATTTGTATTGGGGAAGTTACATCTTGTCATATCTAACATGGGTAGCAATAGAAAAAGTCATAGAGGTATATGGCCCAGATTCTATAATTTTTCCTGATCTTATGGAACAACCGTTGTGCGATTTTTGGATAGAGAAGTTATTTAATGACGAAAAAACTGATGTTGGAGATCTTAAAACGCCAAGCATTCCTAATAGATTTTTTGTCATATTGCCGACAAAAGATATTCAAGAGATTAGATCATTAAACCTTGAAAAAGTAGTAAGAGATGAATTTATAAAGATAGGAGATTACGTCATAAACAGTCTTTTGATTTGTGATGATATTCAAAAGGAAATATTTAGAAATCAATTAAAGGATTTTCTAGATGTGTATTGGGTGGCGTTACCTCTGGAAAATGGTAATGTAGATAAAGCTGACTGGAAAGTACAAATTGATATGATTCGAAATTACTTTGCTGATGATGAAATTGAAGAGATAGAAAAGTTGCTACAATTTGTTGAGAACAATGGGGAGTATAAACCTAATATTGGGAATATCTATGGTTTACTTTATTCTTTTATGGAAAAGATGATAGGTGCAAGAAAAGCCATAAGGAATTTTAGCCAATATGAAGAAGAAGGTCGTAAATGTTCCATATGCGGTGAACGCAATGTTATAGTCTACAGGTGCACAAATGATGAAGATAGAAATATTAAAAAAGGAAGAGAAAGCCATAAAATCAAGATTCTTAGGAAACAGAATGCAATAATCAGAAAAAGCGACGATAAAGGCATTCCATATAAATATATATCACAAGGTGAGGGGTTGTGTGGCATATGCTTGGCAAAAAGAGCTTCAGAACTTTACTTTAAATCAATTATTGGCGATAACAATGTAGAATGGAACTTTCCGTCAACTGCAGAGATAGCATTATTGGATATAATAAATAATCCAGATGATAAACTTAAATCAATGATTTGTGATTACATAGATATGGTTAAAAGCTGCGGAATCAACTTTGATTATGAGCTTTTATATGAGGAAAACCTCAATGAGGCTTATTTTGAGAAGTATAATTTCCCCTCAGATAAATTGCCAGAACTTAAAAAACTATTAAAGTGTATCGATGATATGATTAATAATCTTAAGTTAAACAAAAAGAAATACTATGCCATTATCAAATTTGATGGCGATGATATGGGGAAATGGTTATCTGGAGTAAAGGCGCCCGATATGTTGGATATGTATCATAGCAAAATTCAAAACAATTTGCCAGATGATTTTAAGCAGATAATAAAAAATAAAAGACGATTAATGACACCAGATGTTCACTCTTCTATAAGCAAGGCTCTAAAAAATTATTCTGTAAAGTATGTGAGGAAAATAGTAGAAGAATCAGGAGCGGGAAAAGTTATATATTCCGGTGGGGATGATGTACTTGCTATTGTAAATCTGAATTCATTAATTGATGTAATGATAAGACTTAGAGCAGCTTTTAGCGGACACTTAAATGTTGAAAATGGGATAAAGCCAGATTTTACAATTGATACGGGATTTATAGATTATAAAGATAGAATCGATATACTTATGGGTTATAAAGTTACAGCGTCAATGGGTGTAGCCATAGCTCACTACAAGGAAGATTTAAGAAATGTTGTAGAATCTGTAAGCCAAGCAGAAGAATGTGCGAAAATGGTGGATGGGAAAAATGCATTTTCAATAAAGCTTATCTTACATTCGGGTGAAAATTATATTGCCACTGCAAAGTGGAATTATAATGATATTAGTGACAGAGAAGGAACAATAGGTATATTAAAAAATATACTTTCGTTTTTTGCAAATGAAAAAGTAAGT
- a CDS encoding TIGR02710 family CRISPR-associated CARF protein produces the protein MKEELKLSNDKIESLLNEKAKIWETMQAKRAEEYYYDEIFPLVVNKFHLSINNEFYGKYENLILSLGMSFEPLVLTIKALKPKRVLFLYTEDSLKNLDEVIKWTNLLPSQYVAEEIVKDDPVDIYRVLKKVYVDRWGSPGKTAIDFTGGTKSMSAGIAMAGAYFKIDLIYVASEYNSKMRKPKPGTEELKFVEDPYHVFGDLEKDKAIALFNKNEFVSAYNIFSDLEERVADRDYIFYKLLSNIYRLWDCLYFNECIKEFEKLFSIIKAWRYVEKDLAAYKYYETLYNQYRLIKPLESINLNDKNEEWEYITNKELYIPLMFSIYTNALRRSEEGKNDVAILLLYRVLELIAQVRLAKNGFNVSLPDYSVFNIDKHELLSRMNENIKHFKNFKTYAELPNNSIALFDAYVILKAIEDELIEGINIGMIYSNVKLRNKSIFAHGFGILSNNDFDKFHEIVRKIFIRFCDLESINFKSVCGNYKFILLS, from the coding sequence TTGAAAGAGGAATTAAAGTTAAGTAATGACAAAATTGAAAGTTTGCTAAATGAAAAAGCAAAAATTTGGGAGACAATGCAAGCAAAAAGAGCTGAAGAATATTATTATGACGAAATATTTCCACTGGTAGTAAATAAGTTTCACTTAAGCATCAATAATGAGTTCTACGGTAAGTACGAAAATCTAATATTATCTTTAGGTATGTCATTTGAACCGTTAGTTTTAACTATTAAAGCATTAAAGCCTAAAAGGGTATTGTTTTTATACACAGAGGATTCTTTGAAAAATTTAGACGAAGTAATAAAATGGACAAATTTGCTGCCATCACAATATGTTGCTGAAGAAATAGTTAAAGATGATCCTGTTGATATTTATCGAGTATTAAAAAAGGTATATGTTGACAGATGGGGTTCTCCTGGCAAAACGGCTATTGATTTTACGGGCGGTACTAAATCGATGTCTGCTGGTATTGCTATGGCAGGTGCTTATTTTAAAATTGATTTGATTTATGTGGCTAGCGAATACAACAGTAAAATGAGAAAGCCAAAACCAGGGACAGAAGAGCTAAAATTTGTAGAAGATCCATACCATGTTTTTGGCGATTTAGAAAAAGATAAAGCAATAGCACTTTTTAACAAAAATGAATTTGTATCGGCATATAATATTTTTTCAGATTTGGAGGAAAGAGTCGCTGATAGAGATTATATATTCTATAAATTGTTATCTAATATTTACAGATTATGGGATTGTTTATATTTTAATGAATGCATTAAAGAATTCGAAAAATTGTTCAGTATTATAAAAGCTTGGAGATATGTTGAAAAAGACTTAGCCGCATATAAATATTATGAAACTTTGTATAATCAGTATAGGCTCATCAAACCGTTAGAATCGATTAATCTTAACGATAAAAATGAAGAATGGGAATATATTACTAATAAAGAGCTTTATATACCTCTTATGTTTTCAATATATACAAATGCATTAAGGAGAAGTGAAGAGGGAAAAAATGATGTTGCTATCTTATTGCTGTATCGTGTTTTAGAGCTGATAGCCCAGGTTAGATTAGCAAAAAATGGGTTTAATGTTTCGTTGCCCGATTATTCGGTTTTTAATATTGATAAACATGAGCTATTATCGAGAATGAATGAAAATATAAAGCATTTTAAGAATTTTAAAACTTATGCTGAGTTACCTAATAACAGCATAGCACTTTTTGATGCGTACGTTATACTAAAAGCGATTGAAGATGAATTGATTGAAGGGATAAATATCGGAATGATATATTCAAATGTGAAATTAAGAAATAAATCCATATTTGCCCATGGATTTGGAATCCTTTCAAATAATGACTTTGATAAATTTCATGAAATAGTAAGAAAAATTTTTATCCGTTTTTGTGACCTTGAAAGTATAAATTTTAAAAGCGTTTGTGGCAACTATAAATTTATTTTATTATCTTAA
- the cmr1 gene encoding type III-B CRISPR module RAMP protein Cmr1, with protein sequence MYTVEFDLKLLTPLYMFGAEPNYLELKTPEFKGMIRFWWRALKCCKNVSKLKEKEEEIFGGTSVKARKSEVRIMIKDSRIDRNIGSDLKNDYRLNWRYDSENKVLIGKDRGIGYLLYSVVRKKYFKPGITFKFILYSREEEALKNTVAAFWCAANLGGFGSRARRGAGSLTVVSVVGDTYGLDFVPKGNNSQELAQWILENVSKASDIIGPINIDCNDYTNIISSSFIVSKESYNTWHDALSDIGEMYMNFRNGMRNNIQNGIFGLPVVHSNKNRVIGKSDKYDKYIINRRSSPLLFKVLECNGKYHWMALKLGGSFLQEDMYLAFVKEEEINGRKEITALENAKPSYALLDKFWDEIKKNNDGDYRFNIRGENL encoded by the coding sequence ATGTATACGGTTGAATTTGATCTTAAGTTATTGACACCTCTTTATATGTTTGGAGCGGAGCCAAATTATCTCGAATTAAAAACACCGGAATTCAAGGGGATGATTCGCTTTTGGTGGAGAGCATTGAAATGCTGCAAAAACGTAAGCAAATTAAAAGAAAAGGAAGAAGAAATTTTCGGTGGTACATCTGTTAAAGCTAGAAAAAGTGAAGTTAGAATTATGATAAAAGATTCGAGAATTGATAGGAACATCGGTAGTGATTTAAAAAACGACTATAGACTTAATTGGCGTTACGACAGTGAAAATAAAGTCCTAATTGGAAAAGACAGAGGCATAGGTTATTTGTTGTATTCTGTGGTTAGAAAAAAATATTTTAAACCTGGAATTACTTTTAAGTTTATTTTATACAGTAGGGAAGAGGAAGCTTTAAAGAATACCGTGGCAGCTTTTTGGTGTGCTGCCAATTTAGGTGGGTTTGGCTCAAGGGCTAGAAGGGGTGCAGGCTCCCTAACTGTTGTTAGTGTTGTGGGTGATACTTATGGTCTGGATTTTGTGCCGAAAGGTAACAATAGTCAAGAGTTAGCACAGTGGATTTTAGAGAATGTTAGCAAAGCATCTGATATTATAGGGCCAATAAATATTGATTGTAATGATTATACTAATATTATTTCTTCATCGTTTATTGTATCAAAAGAAAGTTACAATACATGGCATGATGCATTATCGGATATTGGTGAGATGTACATGAATTTTAGAAATGGAATGAGAAATAACATACAGAATGGTATTTTTGGACTTCCAGTTGTACATTCCAATAAAAATAGAGTAATAGGAAAGAGCGATAAATATGACAAATATATAATAAATAGAAGATCATCTCCACTATTATTTAAAGTCCTAGAGTGCAATGGCAAATATCATTGGATGGCATTAAAACTAGGAGGATCTTTTTTGCAAGAAGATATGTATTTGGCGTTTGTTAAGGAAGAAGAAATCAATGGACGGAAGGAAATAACGGCTTTAGAGAATGCAAAACCGAGTTATGCTTTACTAGATAAATTTTGGGATGAAATAAAGAAAAACAATGATGGTGATTATCGCTTTAATATACGAGGTGAGAATCTATGA
- the cmr4 gene encoding type III-B CRISPR module RAMP protein Cmr4 translates to MFKKAKPFFIYTETPTHVGSGSELGYVDLPIQREKHSNFPKIEASGLKGSFRSVFNSDPQLKDKVKYIFGPENGDDHAGGLGFLDGRILLFPIKSVKGIFGWVTCPYVISRFKEEMSLCEGVNLEKLDGIETIKPYSIVENSNLKLEDNDVVILEEYSFKVQKDDKLKKFSEWLSDIIFPKLQNSSGDVYRIFREKMQKDIVVLSDDDFRDFTDMSTEVITRTKINTEKGTVEDGALFNEEYIPENTVFYSLALASALFVDEKEKESIKKIDKTDEDFILDYFFSGIEKYDIIQIGGNATIGKGIVRIVTPEGGNDNA, encoded by the coding sequence ATGTTTAAAAAAGCTAAACCATTTTTTATTTACACTGAAACTCCGACTCACGTAGGGAGTGGTTCGGAATTAGGGTATGTCGATCTCCCGATTCAGAGGGAAAAGCACTCCAATTTCCCCAAAATTGAAGCATCAGGTTTAAAAGGTTCTTTTAGGAGTGTATTTAACTCAGATCCCCAACTTAAGGATAAAGTAAAATATATATTTGGACCAGAAAATGGTGATGATCATGCAGGAGGATTAGGTTTTTTAGATGGACGTATCTTGTTATTTCCTATAAAATCTGTAAAAGGTATTTTTGGCTGGGTTACATGTCCATATGTCATTTCCAGGTTTAAAGAGGAAATGAGCTTGTGCGAAGGAGTAAATTTAGAAAAATTAGATGGTATTGAAACTATCAAGCCTTATTCTATAGTTGAGAATTCAAATCTTAAGCTGGAAGATAATGATGTGGTTATACTTGAGGAATATTCTTTTAAAGTTCAAAAGGATGATAAACTTAAAAAGTTTTCAGAGTGGTTATCGGATATAATATTTCCAAAGTTGCAAAATTCATCAGGAGATGTTTATCGCATATTTAGAGAAAAGATGCAAAAAGATATTGTGGTTCTTTCCGATGATGATTTTAGGGATTTTACAGATATGTCGACAGAGGTTATAACGAGAACCAAAATCAATACTGAAAAAGGTACGGTTGAGGATGGAGCCCTCTTTAATGAAGAATATATTCCTGAGAATACTGTATTTTATTCGTTAGCTTTAGCTTCTGCTCTATTTGTTGATGAGAAGGAGAAAGAATCCATAAAGAAAATCGATAAAACCGATGAGGATTTTATACTAGATTATTTCTTTAGCGGTATAGAAAAGTACGATATAATTCAAATAGGTGGCAATGCTACAATTGGCAAAGGTATTGTTAGAATTGTTACACCAGAAGGAGGCAATGATAATGCCTGA
- a CDS encoding LA2681 family HEPN domain-containing protein produces MELYELHKEICNHIDNGEFDKAMEKIALLEVAEVDPKYKSYILSGIYIDIGSIKHDEDLVNKGIGLILENLNEYEQQENILQSVYYNLANGYSALFNLKRINNLTYGFMKTDTEAHKAIKYYKKSLECRKKLTDITVQTYVNLGNTFDSIGRNLEALYYYDKALAINPYFGMALANKGLALKYYAGITGEHWRMYYIEAYNFINLGLKYGVHSEAKKEFLRNLHEIKKYVNNVELSDLEKPKMDTQSDFEKFLVEFCIKHKLYLNLCNFCQKCQLSLGDDIVIKNMIVDIAKSSEDDTYLKLSSFLNEIKENYIAARFLLVQSVYRDNDLSFADKNVAIIDTLDYVEHNIFIQLLKFAFRNMYDILDKVSIFLNEYLELGKKVENIDFNNIWYEKKEQNKFNINNKIIKTKNYALNALFNIHLEFKNGEYKDLREIRNALTHRFLNVYWMGKYSFENMNEEYLVDKTIQITQIIRNVIIYLISFVYMEEAKKGRKLKGKLVTLNAYTIPDHLKNL; encoded by the coding sequence ATGGAATTATATGAATTACATAAAGAAATATGTAATCATATCGATAATGGTGAATTTGATAAGGCCATGGAGAAAATTGCTTTACTAGAAGTAGCAGAAGTAGATCCAAAATATAAAAGCTATATTTTAAGCGGCATTTATATAGATATCGGTTCAATAAAACATGATGAGGATTTGGTTAATAAAGGTATTGGCCTTATATTAGAAAACCTAAATGAATATGAACAACAAGAAAATATATTGCAAAGTGTATATTACAATTTAGCTAATGGATATTCTGCACTGTTTAATTTGAAGCGAATAAATAACTTAACGTATGGATTTATGAAAACTGATACTGAAGCACATAAGGCAATAAAATATTATAAAAAGTCCTTAGAATGTAGAAAGAAGTTAACTGACATAACAGTGCAAACTTATGTCAATTTAGGAAATACGTTTGATTCTATTGGAAGAAATTTAGAAGCTCTTTATTATTATGACAAAGCTTTGGCAATAAATCCGTATTTTGGAATGGCCTTGGCTAACAAAGGGTTGGCGTTGAAATATTATGCGGGAATAACAGGAGAACACTGGAGGATGTACTATATAGAAGCTTATAACTTTATTAACCTTGGCTTAAAGTATGGCGTACATAGTGAAGCTAAAAAGGAATTTTTGAGAAACTTACATGAAATAAAAAAATATGTAAATAATGTTGAACTAAGTGATTTAGAGAAGCCAAAAATGGATACTCAATCAGATTTTGAAAAGTTTTTAGTTGAATTTTGCATAAAACATAAACTATATTTAAATTTATGTAACTTTTGTCAAAAATGCCAGCTTTCTTTAGGGGATGACATTGTCATTAAAAATATGATAGTTGATATAGCAAAATCATCAGAAGACGATACATATCTGAAATTATCATCGTTTTTGAATGAAATAAAAGAAAATTACATTGCTGCAAGATTTTTACTTGTACAATCCGTTTATAGAGATAATGACTTAAGTTTTGCTGACAAAAATGTTGCTATTATAGATACTTTAGATTATGTAGAACATAATATTTTTATCCAGCTATTGAAATTTGCTTTTAGAAATATGTATGATATTTTAGATAAAGTCTCAATATTCTTAAATGAATATCTTGAGCTTGGTAAAAAAGTTGAAAACATTGATTTTAATAATATCTGGTATGAAAAGAAAGAACAAAATAAATTTAATATTAACAATAAAATTATAAAAACAAAAAATTATGCTTTAAATGCACTTTTTAATATACATTTGGAATTTAAAAATGGTGAATATAAAGATTTAAGGGAAATTAGAAATGCTTTGACGCATCGCTTTTTAAATGTATATTGGATGGGAAAATACAGTTTTGAAAATATGAATGAAGAGTATTTGGTTGATAAAACAATCCAGATTACACAAATAATTAGAAATGTGATTATATATTTGATTAGTTTTGTTTATATGGAAGAAGCAAAGAAGGGGAGAAAACTAAAAGGTAAACTAGTGACTCTAAATGCGTATACTATCCCAGATCATTTAAAAAACTTATAA
- the cmr6 gene encoding type III-B CRISPR module RAMP protein Cmr6, translating into MTQIQKIKLPSDTCSFFKNQNIYDIENFNLLLNKYAEFEDNMTRNLPEIDSSKFSSCIQFIKKQRYLIERYKSQGYDVDTYIFRPDGRIVVGLGQESVREVSMTLHWIYGIPYIPGQAVKGVVSNWIISEGGEDDENFKLIFGDEDNKGKVIFLDSYPENNSFYIRKDIMNPHYTDYYTKKDFYPTDWQDPNPIFFLTLERVVFNIYLIYLKKDIRYLKIAGKTLEEWMIEAFKYGGVGAKTSLGYGTGQLTLIGGNM; encoded by the coding sequence ATGACTCAGATTCAAAAAATTAAATTGCCATCTGATACTTGTTCTTTTTTTAAAAATCAAAATATTTATGATATTGAGAATTTCAACTTATTGTTAAACAAATACGCGGAATTTGAAGACAATATGACAAGAAATTTACCAGAGATAGATAGCAGTAAATTTAGCAGTTGTATTCAATTTATAAAAAAACAAAGATATTTAATTGAGAGATACAAATCTCAAGGATATGATGTGGATACTTATATATTCAGGCCTGATGGCAGGATTGTGGTGGGACTGGGGCAAGAATCGGTGAGAGAGGTTTCTATGACGCTTCACTGGATATACGGAATTCCATACATTCCTGGACAAGCTGTAAAAGGTGTAGTGTCCAACTGGATCATTTCAGAAGGCGGAGAAGATGATGAGAATTTTAAATTGATTTTTGGAGATGAGGATAATAAAGGCAAAGTTATTTTTTTAGATTCATATCCTGAAAATAACAGTTTTTATATAAGGAAAGATATAATGAATCCGCACTATACAGATTATTATACAAAAAAGGACTTTTATCCGACTGATTGGCAGGATCCTAATCCTATTTTCTTTTTAACTCTTGAAAGAGTTGTTTTTAACATTTACTTGATTTATTTGAAAAAGGACATAAGATATTTAAAAATTGCGGGGAAAACGCTTGAAGAATGGATGATAGAGGCTTTTAAATATGGAGGAGTTGGAGCAAAGACATCTTTAGGCTATGGGACAGGCCAATTAACTTTAATTGGAGGAAATATGTGA